The following are encoded in a window of bacterium genomic DNA:
- the bamD gene encoding outer membrane protein assembly factor BamD — MKRIETVLLLAVLCSSCAKHTSIARLEPEKAFEQAKKEYKLKHYDKAIEKFRSVIFESPAGKWTEESQYLLARSSYLKKNYVQAETEYDFFINTYPNSRFMQKAEYELAVCYFKHSPPFYLEQTATIKAMQELDKFIAKYPDSEYKAKIEKNKKRCIDKLVRKDLQTAKLYLKIGKTKSANIYLKSIQETYPENSYSEEVIMLLAKCPK, encoded by the coding sequence ATGAAAAGAATAGAAACTGTACTATTATTGGCAGTTTTATGCAGTAGCTGTGCGAAACATACGTCAATAGCCAGACTTGAGCCGGAGAAAGCTTTTGAACAGGCAAAAAAAGAATATAAGCTTAAACATTATGATAAAGCAATAGAGAAGTTCAGGTCCGTAATTTTCGAATCTCCTGCCGGCAAATGGACTGAAGAATCGCAGTATCTGCTCGCGAGGTCAAGTTATTTAAAAAAGAATTATGTTCAGGCGGAGACAGAGTATGATTTTTTTATAAACACTTATCCAAATTCGAGGTTTATGCAGAAGGCAGAATATGAGCTTGCCGTATGTTATTTTAAGCATTCACCTCCATTTTATCTTGAACAGACTGCGACTATAAAGGCGATGCAGGAGTTGGATAAATTTATTGCAAAATATCCCGATAGTGAATATAAGGCTAAAATAGAGAAGAACAAAAAGAGATGTATAGATAAGCTTGTTAGAAAAGATTTACAAACTGCAAAACTGTATTTAAAGATAGGGAAAACTAAGTCTGCAAATATATATTTGAAATCGATACAGGAAACTTATCCAGAAAATTCATATTCTGAAGAAGTAATAATGTTACTTGCAAAGTGTCCAAAATAG